In one Sulfitobacter sp. LCG007 genomic region, the following are encoded:
- a CDS encoding TRAP transporter small permease subunit, with protein sequence MGDALIWLASNIALGFYNFFYALSHPMQWLDWSDKEALMRFIYYGASVEFFFVFLDLLIVLTVIGYIFPRFMWACVRGLEGFANAIGRTVAWFGLLMVLQQVVVVFLQSIFRLGNLTFAPAGIGFSQSVGWFTEELKLYNAIIVALCATYTFVQGGHVRVDLVYSVVRFRTKKVIDMFGSLFFMIPSAILTWLYAWFFLWRNMLTPKVSASDKLDLMLRKASILKWNVETIGFSPNGFNGYFLFKILMVAFTGLVILHAVAFFFRSLLEFREGEDSENKYLDLDPVGVEEDPLHSVH encoded by the coding sequence ATGGGCGACGCCCTGATCTGGCTGGCGAGCAACATCGCACTCGGCTTCTACAATTTCTTCTATGCCCTCAGCCATCCCATGCAGTGGCTCGACTGGTCCGACAAGGAAGCGCTGATGCGCTTCATCTATTACGGCGCATCGGTTGAATTCTTCTTCGTTTTCCTGGACTTGCTCATCGTTCTTACGGTGATAGGTTACATCTTCCCGCGGTTCATGTGGGCCTGCGTGCGCGGTCTCGAGGGCTTCGCAAACGCGATCGGGCGCACCGTGGCCTGGTTCGGGCTTCTGATGGTCCTGCAGCAGGTCGTCGTCGTCTTCCTGCAGTCCATCTTCCGGCTGGGCAACCTGACCTTCGCGCCCGCCGGCATCGGTTTCTCCCAGTCGGTGGGCTGGTTCACCGAAGAGCTCAAGCTCTACAACGCGATCATCGTCGCGCTCTGTGCGACCTATACCTTCGTTCAGGGCGGCCATGTCCGCGTCGATCTGGTCTATTCGGTGGTCAGGTTCCGCACCAAGAAGGTGATCGACATGTTCGGATCGCTCTTCTTCATGATCCCGTCGGCGATCCTGACCTGGCTCTATGCCTGGTTCTTCCTGTGGCGCAACATGCTCACGCCCAAGGTCTCGGCCAGCGACAAGCTCGATCTGATGCTGCGCAAGGCCTCCATCCTCAAGTGGAACGTCGAGACAATCGGCTTCTCGCCCAACGGTTTCAACGGCTACTTCCTGTTCAAGATCCTGATGGTGGCCTTCACCGGGCTCGTCATCCTTCACGCCGTCGCCTTCTTCTTCCGCTCGTTGCTCGAGTTCCGGGAAGGAGAGGACAGCGAAAACAAGTATCTCGACCTCGACCCGGTGGGCGTGGAAGAAGACCCGCTTCACAGCGTGCACTAG
- a CDS encoding RDD family protein gives MNYTPDPQTQAQFYRDVPLKRLLAWVVDTIVTVIACVLILPFTAFTGLFFLPALYVTVNFIYRFLTLAGGSATWGMRLFAIELRQADGSRLGGGSALMHTIGYVASWAVAPLQLISVVMMAVTERGQGLTDHALGTVAINRRASD, from the coding sequence ATGAACTATACACCCGACCCGCAGACCCAGGCGCAGTTCTACCGCGACGTTCCGCTCAAGCGTCTGCTTGCCTGGGTCGTCGACACCATCGTGACGGTGATCGCCTGCGTGCTGATCCTGCCGTTCACCGCCTTCACGGGACTGTTCTTCCTGCCAGCGCTCTATGTGACGGTCAATTTCATCTACCGCTTCCTGACGCTTGCGGGCGGTTCCGCGACCTGGGGCATGCGGCTTTTCGCCATCGAACTGCGTCAGGCCGACGGGTCGCGCCTCGGCGGCGGTTCTGCGCTCATGCACACCATCGGCTATGTGGCAAGCTGGGCCGTGGCGCCCCTTCAGCTGATTTCCGTGGTGATGATGGCCGTGACGGAACGCGGTCAGGGCCTGACCGACCATGCGCTCGGCACGGTGGCGATCAACCGGCGCGCGTCAGATTGA
- a CDS encoding DUF2852 domain-containing protein, with translation MTYMTQSRPMEYRPGWFSRAENWLDDKGKGAWMASMVLGFVFFWPVGLALLFYMIWSKRMFSKSCSKHSRSVRSGMRAMRPTGNNAFDSYKADTLARLEQEQADFEAFLERLREAKDKAEFDEFMKDRTTKSTGEERPEA, from the coding sequence ATGACCTATATGACGCAATCCCGCCCGATGGAGTACCGGCCCGGCTGGTTTTCCCGTGCGGAGAACTGGCTTGACGACAAGGGCAAGGGTGCCTGGATGGCATCGATGGTTCTGGGCTTCGTGTTCTTCTGGCCCGTCGGTCTCGCCCTTCTGTTCTACATGATCTGGAGCAAACGCATGTTCTCGAAATCCTGCAGCAAGCATTCCCGGTCCGTCCGCAGCGGCATGCGCGCCATGCGCCCGACCGGCAACAACGCCTTCGACAGCTACAAGGCCGACACGCTGGCCCGTCTGGAACAGGAACAGGCTGATTTCGAAGCCTTCCTCGAGCGCCTGCGCGAAGCCAAGGACAAGGCCGAATTCGACGAATTCATGAAGGACCGCACGACCAAGTCCACCGGCGAAGAGCGCCCCGAGGCCTGA
- a CDS encoding arginyltransferase has translation MRHTLPIAPQFYVTAPQPCPYLDGRMERKLFTALQGDSADRLNDSLSQQGFRRSQNVLYRPSCAECSACLSARIDVKRFGLSRSQRRTVSRNEDVERRATSPWASEEQYELFRTYLDQRHADGGMADMDVFEFAAMIEETPIRSRVVEYHEGRDLIGVSLTDVLSDGLSMVYSFYAPDMPRRSLGTYMILDHVALAREAGLPYVYLGYWVPGSQKMGYKSKFSGLEVYTGGRWTRVTDPERFSADTHPLSTDPIAEQVANIHLPDTRPTGGR, from the coding sequence ATGCGCCACACGCTGCCCATAGCGCCACAGTTCTACGTCACGGCACCGCAGCCGTGCCCGTATCTGGACGGCCGCATGGAGCGCAAACTCTTCACCGCGCTGCAGGGCGATTCAGCCGACCGTCTGAACGACAGCCTCTCGCAGCAGGGGTTCCGGCGCTCTCAGAACGTGCTCTACCGTCCGTCATGCGCCGAATGCTCGGCCTGCCTGTCGGCGCGCATCGACGTCAAGCGCTTCGGTCTCTCGCGCAGCCAGCGCCGCACGGTGTCGCGCAATGAGGACGTCGAACGGCGCGCGACCTCTCCCTGGGCCTCCGAAGAGCAGTATGAGCTTTTCCGCACCTATCTCGACCAGCGCCACGCCGACGGCGGGATGGCCGACATGGACGTCTTCGAATTCGCCGCGATGATCGAGGAAACGCCGATCCGCAGCCGCGTGGTGGAATATCACGAGGGCCGCGATCTGATCGGGGTCAGCCTCACAGACGTTCTGAGCGACGGGCTGAGCATGGTCTATTCCTTCTACGCCCCCGACATGCCGCGCCGCTCGCTGGGCACCTACATGATCCTCGATCACGTCGCCCTCGCCCGCGAGGCGGGGCTTCCCTATGTCTATCTCGGCTACTGGGTGCCCGGCAGCCAGAAGATGGGGTACAAGTCGAAGTTCTCGGGGCTTGAGGTCTATACAGGGGGCCGCTGGACCCGCGTGACGGACCCCGAACGTTTCTCCGCCGACACCCACCCCCTCTCGACCGACCCGATCGCCGAGCAGGTGGCGAACATCCACCTGCCGGATACCAGACCGACGGGCGGGCGATAG
- a CDS encoding response regulator: MTDASARIRVLVADDHPMVAEGIQSILESYDDLDVLGSCNSGQAVISALEHMTPDVILMDLNMPGMGGLAATEIVLERRPEVRVLILSMHDNAEYISTALSHGAMGYILKDVPTDEIKAAIDTVMAGKRYLCTGAQGSLEPTDDGTREALTTREQTILLQLAQGRSNKDVAHALDISVRTVETHRKNIKRKLGISSTAGLTRYALEHGVLQGTGVNLRARR, from the coding sequence ATGACGGACGCATCGGCGCGCATCAGGGTCCTTGTCGCCGACGACCATCCCATGGTCGCCGAAGGCATACAGTCGATCCTCGAAAGCTACGACGACCTCGACGTGCTTGGCAGCTGCAACTCCGGGCAGGCGGTGATCTCGGCCCTCGAGCACATGACACCCGACGTGATCCTGATGGATCTCAACATGCCCGGCATGGGAGGGCTCGCTGCGACCGAGATCGTGCTCGAGCGCCGCCCTGAGGTCCGCGTGCTGATCCTGTCGATGCACGACAACGCAGAATACATCTCGACCGCGCTCAGCCACGGGGCCATGGGCTATATCCTCAAGGACGTGCCGACGGACGAGATCAAGGCAGCGATCGACACCGTCATGGCCGGCAAGCGCTATCTCTGCACCGGCGCGCAGGGATCGCTCGAACCCACCGACGACGGCACGCGCGAGGCGCTGACGACTCGCGAACAGACCATCCTGCTGCAACTGGCGCAGGGCCGCTCGAACAAGGACGTGGCCCATGCGCTCGACATCTCCGTGCGGACGGTCGAGACCCACCGCAAGAACATCAAGCGCAAGCTCGGTATCTCGAGCACGGCCGGGCTGACCCGCTATGCGCTTGAACACGGCGTGCTGCAGGGCACCGGGGTCAACCTGCGCGCGCGCCGCTGA
- a CDS encoding peroxidase family protein — protein MTHGLTGYDAYVLDCSDNVQKPLPQTFGRLGTRNPLSGIAPNGKPFDDTLVQEAFTKALDKMRDETNPESDVPAGMTFFGQFVDHDVTLDTQSAIGTRIDPRSIRNVRTPALDLDCVYGDGMDGSPWLYHPEHKGYLLFGTTKNRYDLARNSHGTAMIGDPRNDENQIVSQLHGAMVCMHNILMTALQKDESLVPAALAGIRSEAMDNGVKPSERPFEAARRVLRLHYQWIILHDFLPAFVHKDVMKAIWKALDHTELPRPFTPASPMMPIEFSGAAYRFGHATVQNDYVLNSKSGKVRLFEMMRKEFHSRDTKLNIEFHRLFDVPGKPKAQRARPIGRKLASTIFELFFIDEPLTIAGRQLNLTDSRKLPHRNVFRDRVTLELPSGQQMARLMNAKEIPAPKELTEHGITKTPLWYYCLHEAEKHGGKLGPVGGTIVATTLVRLMAMDPESLLCSAHDFKPWKALGAQADGSFSLGHMLACVESSRDTIAHREDLLTGTVAAPVAPELEDA, from the coding sequence ATGACCCACGGCCTTACCGGGTATGATGCCTATGTTCTGGATTGTTCGGACAACGTGCAAAAACCCCTTCCCCAGACCTTCGGCCGCCTAGGCACCCGCAATCCCCTCTCGGGGATCGCTCCAAACGGCAAACCCTTCGACGACACGCTGGTGCAGGAGGCTTTCACAAAGGCGCTCGACAAGATGCGCGACGAAACGAATCCCGAAAGCGATGTGCCCGCCGGAATGACCTTCTTCGGGCAGTTCGTCGATCACGACGTCACCCTCGACACCCAAAGCGCCATCGGCACGCGCATCGACCCGCGTTCGATCCGCAACGTCCGCACGCCGGCGCTGGACCTCGATTGCGTCTACGGCGACGGCATGGATGGTTCACCCTGGCTCTACCATCCCGAGCACAAGGGCTACCTGCTCTTCGGAACGACGAAGAACCGCTACGACCTGGCGCGCAACAGCCATGGCACCGCGATGATCGGAGATCCGCGCAACGACGAAAACCAGATCGTCAGCCAGCTTCACGGCGCGATGGTCTGCATGCACAACATCCTGATGACCGCGCTGCAGAAGGACGAAAGCCTGGTGCCCGCGGCCCTCGCCGGCATCCGCTCGGAGGCGATGGACAACGGGGTGAAGCCATCAGAGCGGCCTTTCGAGGCAGCCCGGCGGGTTCTGCGCCTTCACTACCAGTGGATCATCCTGCATGACTTCCTGCCGGCCTTCGTCCACAAGGATGTGATGAAGGCGATCTGGAAGGCGCTCGATCACACGGAACTGCCCCGGCCCTTCACCCCGGCCTCGCCGATGATGCCCATCGAATTCTCGGGCGCGGCCTACCGCTTTGGCCATGCGACGGTTCAGAACGACTATGTGCTCAACAGCAAGTCGGGCAAGGTGCGGCTCTTCGAGATGATGCGCAAGGAATTCCATTCCCGCGACACGAAGCTGAACATCGAGTTCCACCGGCTCTTCGACGTGCCCGGCAAACCAAAGGCGCAGCGCGCGCGCCCGATCGGGCGCAAGCTTGCATCGACCATCTTCGAGCTCTTCTTCATCGACGAGCCCCTGACGATCGCGGGACGGCAACTGAACCTGACGGACAGCCGCAAGCTGCCGCATCGCAACGTCTTCCGGGACCGCGTCACGCTCGAGCTGCCCTCGGGCCAGCAGATGGCGCGCCTGATGAACGCCAAGGAGATCCCGGCGCCGAAGGAGTTGACCGAGCACGGAATCACGAAGACGCCGCTCTGGTACTACTGCCTCCACGAGGCCGAGAAGCACGGCGGCAAGCTCGGGCCGGTCGGCGGCACGATCGTTGCCACGACGCTGGTGCGCCTGATGGCGATGGATCCGGAATCCCTGCTCTGCTCCGCTCATGACTTCAAGCCATGGAAGGCGCTCGGCGCACAAGCCGACGGGAGCTTCTCGCTCGGCCACATGCTGGCATGCGTCGAAAGCAGTCGCGACACCATTGCGCATCGCGAAGACCTGCTGACCGGCACGGTCGCGGCGCCCGTGGCGCCGGAACTCGAAGACGCCTGA
- a CDS encoding YbaK/EbsC family protein gives MSKSLRRVRAALEAAGIDPDIRETALVRTAADAARALACDVDQIAKSIVFRGEASGALYLFVTAGGRRVDTALAARLAGEGLGQAEAHLIRERTGFAIGGVAPVGHLERSPVFLDRRLLHFDEVWAAAGTPHHVFGISPARLAEICSAQVSDFTASPKKM, from the coding sequence ATGAGCAAGTCCCTCAGACGCGTGCGTGCGGCCCTCGAGGCTGCCGGGATCGACCCCGACATCCGCGAGACCGCGCTTGTCAGGACCGCGGCCGATGCCGCCCGGGCTCTCGCCTGCGACGTCGACCAGATCGCAAAGTCGATCGTCTTTCGCGGCGAGGCGAGCGGCGCGCTTTATCTCTTCGTGACGGCGGGCGGGCGCAGGGTCGATACCGCTCTTGCCGCCCGGCTTGCCGGAGAGGGGCTGGGACAGGCGGAAGCGCATCTGATCCGCGAGCGCACGGGCTTTGCCATCGGCGGCGTGGCGCCAGTGGGACATCTCGAACGCAGCCCCGTCTTCCTGGACCGCCGGCTGCTGCACTTCGACGAGGTCTGGGCCGCAGCCGGAACGCCCCATCATGTCTTCGGCATCTCCCCAGCGCGTCTGGCCGAGATTTGCAGCGCGCAAGTATCTGATTTCACGGCATCTCCGAAGAAAATGTAA
- a CDS encoding TRAP transporter substrate-binding protein, with translation MDRRAFLKNSALGGAAAASTALAAPAYAQGNRTLTMVTTWPRGLAGVWDSVERVANTITEATDGQITVEAKAAGELVGALEVFDAVTAGQADMYHGADYYFVGQHPAWAYFTAVPFGMTAPEIMTWYYGQDGMALHHELGEVFGLKSYLAGQTGAQGGGWFRNPVSSADDFKGLKFRMPGLGGEALSKLGASVQVLPGGEIYQALSTGALDATEWIGPWSDEKLGLQEVCDYYYPAGFHEPGAALSVAMNLEVFNSLTPAQQKIVEIACADAHQANYAQFIANNGPALERLKSGGTQIQEFSDDIWNAFGSASVELLNGYTSDDLFKKIHESAQKSMRESSAWLAVSDSAYSTQRNRVLASM, from the coding sequence ATGGATCGTAGAGCATTTCTCAAAAACTCCGCCTTGGGCGGCGCCGCGGCCGCGAGCACGGCGCTGGCGGCACCCGCATATGCGCAGGGCAACCGCACGCTGACGATGGTGACCACATGGCCGCGCGGGCTCGCCGGGGTCTGGGATTCGGTCGAACGCGTCGCCAACACGATCACCGAGGCCACGGACGGCCAGATCACCGTCGAGGCGAAAGCCGCAGGCGAACTTGTCGGCGCGCTCGAAGTGTTCGACGCCGTCACCGCCGGACAGGCCGACATGTACCATGGCGCCGACTACTACTTTGTCGGCCAGCATCCGGCATGGGCCTATTTCACCGCGGTGCCCTTCGGCATGACGGCGCCCGAGATCATGACCTGGTACTACGGGCAGGACGGCATGGCGCTGCACCACGAGCTGGGCGAGGTTTTCGGACTCAAGAGCTACCTTGCCGGCCAGACGGGGGCACAGGGCGGCGGCTGGTTCCGCAACCCGGTAAGCTCGGCCGACGACTTCAAGGGCCTGAAGTTCCGGATGCCCGGTCTCGGCGGCGAGGCGCTGTCAAAGCTCGGTGCGTCCGTGCAGGTGCTGCCGGGCGGCGAGATCTATCAGGCGCTGTCCACGGGCGCGCTGGATGCGACCGAATGGATCGGGCCCTGGTCGGATGAGAAGCTCGGCCTTCAGGAGGTCTGCGACTACTACTACCCGGCCGGTTTCCACGAACCCGGCGCGGCCCTTTCCGTGGCGATGAACCTCGAGGTGTTCAACTCGCTCACACCCGCGCAGCAGAAGATCGTCGAGATCGCCTGCGCCGACGCCCATCAGGCCAACTACGCGCAGTTCATCGCCAACAACGGTCCCGCGCTCGAGCGTCTGAAATCCGGCGGAACGCAGATTCAGGAATTCTCCGACGATATCTGGAACGCCTTCGGCTCGGCCTCGGTAGAGCTGCTGAACGGATACACGAGCGACGATCTGTTCAAGAAGATCCACGAGTCGGCCCAGAAGTCGATGCGCGAATCCTCTGCCTGGCTCGCCGTCTCGGACAGCGCCTACTCGACCCAGCGCAACCGCGTTCTGGCGTCGATGTAA
- a CDS encoding cache domain-containing protein, translated as MRAFPAFPRPNYAQKISLLAALPLVIAVAAIAILVAFQARSLAEREIAGLEQRLLEAKKAELRNYVTQARNAFFFIYGPAAPDDQRSKERVLQILAAMTYGDEGDFFVYDYDGTNLVSPRQTDLIGRNWSGLSDSEGTPIVREYLRLARGGAGWHTHLWPKPSTGEEARMVAYVTGMQDWQWAVGTGAFIDDVLATVSAARAEVEARVQRTFLYIGVITLGALMLVFLSGMVLNLRERRLADAKLKKLTQRVLDAQEEERGRVARELHDGISQILVGVRYALDSARRRLERGDTGAQAPLEKGIASLGDAISEVRRISRDLRPGVLDDLGLGPAIRALTEEFARRSGVEVSFTTVVFRNRLDSEAKIALYRIAQEALTNIERHASASRVTVDLRGHKRGATLRITDNGCGIDGSLQARSTGIGLRNMQERVEQLDGIFRVHSPPDGGPGTMIEVTVPLSHLLPPEPDVLSEIEPSRDKTMRAAQ; from the coding sequence ATGCGCGCGTTTCCGGCATTTCCACGCCCCAACTACGCCCAGAAGATATCGCTTCTGGCCGCGCTTCCGCTCGTCATCGCGGTCGCCGCCATCGCGATCCTCGTGGCATTCCAGGCCCGCAGCCTTGCCGAACGCGAGATCGCGGGCCTCGAGCAGAGGCTTCTGGAGGCGAAGAAGGCTGAGTTGCGCAACTACGTGACCCAGGCCCGCAACGCGTTCTTCTTCATCTACGGCCCTGCCGCTCCGGACGATCAGCGCTCCAAGGAGCGGGTGCTGCAGATCCTCGCGGCCATGACCTATGGCGATGAGGGCGATTTCTTCGTTTACGACTACGACGGCACCAACCTCGTCTCGCCCCGGCAGACCGATCTGATCGGCCGCAACTGGTCCGGACTGAGCGACAGCGAGGGTACGCCCATCGTCCGGGAATATCTCCGCCTCGCCCGGGGCGGCGCGGGCTGGCACACCCATCTGTGGCCGAAACCCTCGACCGGCGAGGAAGCGCGGATGGTCGCCTATGTCACGGGCATGCAGGACTGGCAGTGGGCCGTCGGCACCGGCGCGTTCATCGACGACGTGCTGGCGACCGTCTCGGCGGCGCGCGCGGAGGTCGAGGCCCGCGTGCAGCGCACCTTCCTCTATATCGGCGTCATCACGCTTGGCGCCCTGATGCTCGTGTTCCTGTCCGGCATGGTTCTGAACCTGCGAGAGCGCCGGCTGGCCGACGCCAAGCTGAAAAAGCTGACCCAGCGGGTACTGGACGCGCAGGAGGAGGAACGCGGGCGGGTCGCGCGGGAATTGCACGACGGGATCAGCCAGATCCTCGTCGGTGTGCGCTATGCCCTCGACAGCGCCCGGCGGCGGCTTGAACGCGGCGACACCGGCGCGCAGGCGCCGCTCGAGAAGGGCATCGCCTCGCTCGGCGACGCGATCTCGGAAGTCCGCCGGATCAGCCGCGACCTTCGGCCCGGCGTGCTGGACGATCTGGGGCTCGGGCCGGCGATCCGTGCGCTGACCGAGGAATTCGCGCGCCGCAGCGGTGTGGAAGTTTCCTTCACCACCGTGGTCTTCCGCAACAGGCTCGATTCCGAGGCCAAGATCGCGCTCTACCGCATCGCCCAGGAGGCGCTGACCAACATCGAGCGTCATGCGTCGGCCAGCCGCGTGACGGTCGACCTGCGCGGCCACAAGCGCGGCGCGACCCTGCGCATCACGGACAATGGCTGCGGGATCGACGGGAGCCTGCAGGCGCGCTCGACCGGGATCGGGCTGCGCAACATGCAGGAGCGGGTCGAACAGCTTGACGGGATCTTCCGGGTCCATTCCCCGCCCGACGGCGGACCGGGAACCATGATAGAGGTCACGGTGCCGCTGTCGCACCTGCTGCCGCCCGAACCCGACGTCCTGTCCGAGATCGAGCCGTCACGCGACAAGACCATGCGGGCGGCGCAATGA
- a CDS encoding TRAP transporter large permease subunit, with amino-acid sequence MLGLDGVEIGLLIVLVTLFAAILSGFPVAFAIAGAGIISFGIIAALDSAGLLIHQAIDTGSQAYRDILNSGVHRNDVTVFRYPELPRVAESVFPGGWELAIDRNLSFIVNRMNDRVFAGQSIETLLAVLMFVMMGITLERSKIAEDLLTTMARVFGPLPGGLAVSVVVVGAFLAASTGIVGATVVTMGLLSLPTMLRNGYSPELSTGVIAASGTLGQIIPPSIVIVLLGTLAGDLYSTAQEARAQSVGCSDALTFLGRPAVVSVGTLFQAAMLPGIMLAALYAGYAFLYALLNPSRAPSVTLSAPSAHVVTRGEALTWFAIAPVLVIGAVIACVEFGIVGTQKAQLDTSGIERTSTLRTNVSEQCQAAMIELHGQEAWDEAVRLREAGVAVEPEPVPDPNAVATEEAADVDAVPLSNAAPIGTGVATIVVLLALVLTTARGVAPGANPLPLAVGGAALVLVLMIDAAFVSPAASSSATLAWLAIPLGLAIWSCWYAGGLLAQNELIRVVFPPLVLIVAVLGSILGGITNPTPAAALGAAGAIMLAAYRKLRNEGGSGRVIIMSTFALVVMILLGINFDLRINQAEVTVEGWIAYIVAYAAYMFAFFGLVYACWVLFRMNVLTQVVRETAKVTSMVFTILIGSQLLNLVVISFGGEHYIQQWLQSFDNEFTVFLIVMLVLFVLGFVLDFLEIIYIVIPIVGPVIYGGTFDPKWVTIMITVNLQTSFLTPPFGFALFYLRGVAPKEVTTGHIYRGIVPFVLIQVGALALLWLVPGIVTIVPDLLGR; translated from the coding sequence ATGCTCGGACTAGACGGCGTAGAAATCGGCCTCCTCATCGTCCTCGTGACGCTTTTCGCGGCGATCCTGTCAGGCTTTCCGGTGGCCTTCGCCATTGCCGGAGCCGGGATCATCTCGTTCGGGATCATCGCCGCGCTCGACAGCGCGGGGCTGCTGATCCACCAGGCCATCGACACCGGCTCGCAGGCCTACCGCGACATCCTCAACAGCGGGGTGCACCGCAACGACGTCACGGTCTTCCGATACCCCGAGCTGCCGCGGGTAGCCGAATCCGTCTTTCCCGGCGGGTGGGAGCTTGCCATCGACCGCAACCTGTCTTTCATCGTCAACCGGATGAACGACCGGGTCTTTGCCGGCCAGTCCATCGAGACGCTGCTGGCGGTGCTGATGTTCGTCATGATGGGCATCACGCTCGAGCGTTCGAAGATTGCCGAGGACCTGCTGACGACAATGGCCCGCGTCTTCGGTCCGCTGCCCGGCGGGCTTGCCGTGTCGGTCGTCGTCGTGGGCGCCTTTCTCGCCGCCTCGACGGGCATCGTGGGCGCCACCGTGGTGACCATGGGCCTGCTGAGCCTGCCCACCATGTTGCGCAACGGCTATTCGCCCGAACTTTCCACCGGCGTGATCGCGGCCTCCGGCACGCTGGGCCAGATCATTCCGCCCTCCATCGTGATCGTCCTTCTGGGCACGCTCGCGGGCGACCTCTATTCCACCGCGCAGGAAGCCCGCGCGCAGTCGGTCGGCTGTTCGGACGCGCTGACCTTTCTCGGTCGACCTGCGGTGGTCTCGGTGGGCACGCTCTTCCAGGCGGCGATGCTGCCCGGCATCATGCTGGCTGCGCTCTACGCCGGATATGCCTTCCTCTACGCGCTGCTCAATCCGTCGCGGGCGCCTTCGGTGACGCTGTCGGCACCGAGCGCGCATGTGGTGACCCGGGGCGAGGCCCTGACGTGGTTCGCCATCGCTCCGGTGCTCGTGATCGGCGCCGTCATCGCCTGTGTCGAGTTCGGCATCGTCGGCACCCAGAAGGCGCAACTCGACACCAGCGGGATCGAACGCACCTCGACCCTGCGCACCAATGTCAGCGAGCAGTGCCAGGCGGCGATGATCGAACTGCACGGGCAGGAGGCCTGGGACGAGGCGGTGCGCCTGCGCGAGGCCGGCGTTGCCGTCGAGCCCGAGCCCGTGCCCGATCCGAACGCCGTGGCGACCGAGGAAGCGGCCGATGTCGACGCGGTGCCGCTTTCGAACGCGGCGCCCATCGGGACGGGCGTCGCGACGATCGTCGTGCTGCTGGCGCTGGTCCTGACCACGGCGCGCGGCGTTGCGCCCGGGGCCAATCCCCTGCCGCTTGCGGTCGGCGGGGCAGCGCTGGTTCTGGTCCTGATGATCGACGCGGCTTTCGTCAGCCCCGCGGCAAGTTCGAGCGCGACCCTCGCGTGGCTCGCGATCCCGCTGGGGCTGGCGATCTGGAGCTGCTGGTATGCCGGCGGATTGCTGGCGCAGAACGAACTGATCCGGGTGGTCTTTCCGCCGCTGGTGCTGATCGTGGCCGTGCTCGGCTCGATCCTCGGGGGCATCACCAATCCCACGCCCGCCGCGGCGCTCGGCGCCGCCGGCGCGATCATGCTCGCCGCCTATCGCAAGCTGCGCAACGAAGGCGGCAGCGGCCGCGTCATCATCATGTCGACCTTCGCGCTGGTCGTCATGATCCTGCTCGGCATCAATTTCGACCTGCGCATCAACCAGGCCGAGGTGACGGTGGAAGGCTGGATTGCCTATATCGTCGCCTATGCGGCCTACATGTTCGCCTTCTTCGGGCTGGTTTACGCCTGCTGGGTCCTGTTCCGGATGAACGTGCTGACACAGGTGGTCCGCGAGACCGCCAAGGTCACCAGCATGGTCTTTACCATCCTGATCGGTTCACAGCTGCTGAACCTCGTGGTCATCAGCTTCGGGGGCGAGCACTACATCCAGCAATGGCTGCAAAGCTTCGACAACGAATTCACGGTGTTCCTGATCGTGATGCTCGTGCTCTTCGTTCTGGGCTTCGTGCTCGACTTCCTCGAGATCATCTACATCGTCATCCCGATCGTGGGCCCCGTCATCTACGGTGGCACCTTCGACCCCAAGTGGGTGACGATCATGATCACGGTGAACCTGCAGACCTCGTTCCTGACGCCGCCCTTCGGCTTCGCGCTGTTCTACCTGCGTGGCGTGGCGCCGAAGGAGGTCACCACGGGCCACATCTACCGCGGGATCGTCCCCTTCGTGCTGATTCAGGTCGGTGCGCTGGCGCTGCTCTGGCTCGTCCCGGGGATCGTGACCATCGTGCCGGACCTGCTCGGGCGTTGA